A stretch of the Mustela nigripes isolate SB6536 chromosome X, MUSNIG.SB6536, whole genome shotgun sequence genome encodes the following:
- the LOC132006821 gene encoding centromere protein V-like protein 3, with protein sequence MRLLSNLLGNQGRWARAWKAAGAMGRVRNGASTQSRGRKRPGDPATACAAIPAMGARRPPFQVRVGSHAAGRKSAAARRDPARLRRKRWWRRTREAGSKGPLRSPKPPAPAVSSGEMDLGAQRERWETFRKRRGLSCEGAAKFLLDTFEYPGLVYHTGGCHCGAVRFAVWAPADLRVVDCSCRLCRKKQHRHFLVPASRFTLLLGAESIVTYRSHAHPALHSFCSRCGVQSFHASVSDPGVYGVAPHCLDAGTVRSVVIEEVDGGDWGEEAVKEPKAIQSASPE encoded by the coding sequence ATGAGGCTGCTCAGTAACTTACTAGGAAACCAGGGGCGGTGGGCGCGCGCTTGGAAGGCTGCAGGCGCCATGGGCAGAGTGAGGAACGGCGCCAGCACCCAGTCGCGGGGGCGAAAGCGTCCCGGGGATCCCGCCACCGCCTGTGCAGCCATCCCGGCCATGGGCGCCCGGCGCCCCCCTTTCCAAGTCCGCGTGGGGAGCCACGCGGCGGGAAGGAAGTCGGCGGCGGCCAGGCGGGATCCCGCAAGGTTGCGGCGGAAGCGCTGGTGGCGGCGGACCCGGGAGGCAGGCTCCAAAGGCCCGCTGCGATCCCCGAAGCCCCCGGCGCCCGCCGTGTCCTCTGGCGAGATGGACCTGGGCGCGCAGCGGGAGCGCTGGGAGACGTTCAGGAAGCGGCGGGGCCTCAGCTGCGAGGGCGCCGCCAAGTTCCTGCTGGACACCTTCGAGTACCCAGGCCTGGTGTATCACACCGGAGGCTGCCACTGCGGCGCGGTCCGCTTCGCCGTCTGGGCCCCCGCAGACCTGCGCGTGGTGGATTGCAGCTGCAGGCTGTGCAGGAAGAAGCAGCACCGACACTTCCTCGTCCCGGCCTCGCGCTTCACTCTCCTGCTGGGCGCCGAGAGCATCGTCACCTATCGATCCCACGCGCACCCGGCGCTGCACAGCTTCTGCAGCAGGTGCGGGGTGCAGAGTTTCCATGCCTCTGTCTCTGACCCCGGCGTGTATGGCGTCGCCCCGCACTGCCTGGACGCCGGCACCGTGCGCAGTGTGGTCATCGAGGAGGTCGACGGTGGCGACTGGGGGGAGGAGGCCGTGAAGGAGCCCAAGGCCATCCAGAGCGCGTCCCCCGAGTga